Proteins from one Juglans microcarpa x Juglans regia isolate MS1-56 chromosome 1S, Jm3101_v1.0, whole genome shotgun sequence genomic window:
- the LOC121245879 gene encoding stem-specific protein TSJT1 encodes MLAVFDKSVAKSPEALHSPHSGPVLALKDGVLVHHFSSTHPGSVTVNLGSDGLISYSLNKQNPLLPRLFAVVDDIFCLFQGHIENVALLKQQYGLNKTANEVVIVIEAYRTLRDRGPYPADQVVRDIQGKFAFILYDSASKAAFIAADADGSVPFFWGTDSEGHLVLSDDDEIVKKGCGKSFAPFPKGCFFTSSKGLRSFEHPLNEVKPVPRVDSSGQVCGATFTVDAESKREAVGMPRVGSAANWSSNY; translated from the exons ATGCTGGCAGTTTTTGACAAATCGGTGGCGAAGAGCCCCGAGGCTCTGCATAGCCCCCACTCCGGCCCGGTCTTGGCTCTGAAAGATGGGGTTCTGGTCCACCACTTCAGCTCGACGCACCCTGGATCTGTCACTGTCAACCTCGGCTCCGACGGCCTCATATCATACTCGCTCAACAAACAGAACCCCCTCCTCCCCAG ATTGTTTGCTGTGGTGGACGACATTTTCTGCTTGTTTCAAGGCCACATTGAAAATGTTGCTCTGCTTAAGCAACAATATGGTTTGAACAAAACTGCGAATGAGGTTGTTATTGTTATAGAAGCTTACAGAACCCTAAGAGACCGTGGCCCTTATCCTGCTGATCAGGTTGTGAGAGATATCCAAGGGAAGTTTGCGTTTATTCTCTATGACAGTGCTTCAAAAGCCGCATTTATAGCTGCT GATGCTGATGGAAGTGTTCCCTTCTTCTGGGGTACTGATTCTGAAGGCCATCTTGTTCTTTCAGATGATGATGAAATTGTGAAGAAGGGCTGCGGGAAATCTTTTGCACCATTTCCTAAAG GATGCTTTTTCACTTCCTCCAAAGGCTTGAGGAGTTTCGAACACCCCCTTAATGAGGTGAAGCCAGTGCCAAGGGTGGACAGTTCCGGCCAGGTGTGTGGCGCAACATTCACGGTGGATGCAGAGTCTAAGAGGGAAGCCGTTGGCATGCCTAGAGTTGGGAGTGCTGCCAACTGGTCCTCAAACTACTAA